In Helianthus annuus cultivar XRQ/B chromosome 3, HanXRQr2.0-SUNRISE, whole genome shotgun sequence, a single window of DNA contains:
- the LOC110931931 gene encoding protein FAR1-RELATED SEQUENCE 5-like, with protein MASNTLADVADDAPNYQLRGVEQVSPNTETKRYIPDSPSSLTPAEGMLFDTVDDAYNFYKTYAEAGGWTVRKGTQHENRGIVINKYFFCSKEGQKDFRPVDTLVDQPSDRWVRRVPSKRTGCQAAIRIKLTDAKKYLLYHFIEAHNHDFVHEEDLHLLKENRGINRAHEEMINKMSHLNIGPVRAFNIMKEVYGGFDKVGATKVDFKNFKKELNLFIGEFDAEMFVKRLMRKKEFLPNFSCEYETTDEGVLKCIFWADEDMKRNYYMFGDVISFDATYKRNKYNMMFVPFTGIDNHNRNVTLGAAILGSETAETYSWLLRAIKNAYGYAPPVIVTDQDPAMKRAIADVWPESRHRLCMWHIMDKLTTKVGAALCSNTDFRKRLSAVVWTDSLLPEAFEAEWAAIIHDFGLTDHEWLTYIYGLRESWIPAYYREEEMSGLMRTSSRSESENHFFGKISNPKCTLVEFLSHFDTAIEAQRHEHRKNDHDTRYTNPGEWSDFVLEKQAAQIYTRTLFFDVQLEIQHAIHRCASVRLDHVGDFIKFFIKDLDQPCSSYFEVMIREEDVTVKCTCNRFEQFGLFCSHIFCVLRILDIREFPKQYILRRWTREAVPNSSPGSILTDGGNPDRSDEVNRCVREISHATEYVVNKLISNFDKLSDFRDHIKQFMSAADEAQINAPPKTRRNRFAELLGVAPESTTTIRVPVGTRFKGCGSHKRLKSQKERAVSQSGSKLRQCSLCKKYGHNRVTCWKYNVAGAEAGSSRNAGGNEDTIPEGDAAMVVQGDGTGLNDDDDVFYTSGNDADMDDEEMA; from the exons ATGGCTTCGAACACCCTCGCTGATGTTGCAGATG ATGCACCTAATTACCAATTACGTGGTGTTGAACAAGTTTCTCCAAACACCGAAACGAAGAGATATATTCCGGATTCACCCTCTTCGTTGACGCCAGCAGAGGGAATGTTATTCGACACAGTTGATGACGcgtataacttttataaaacttaCGCAGAAGCGGGAGGTTGGACTGTAAGGAAGGGCACACAGCACGAGAACCGTGGTATTGTTATAAACAAGTACTTTTTCTGTTCAAAGGAGGGTCAAAAAGACTTTCGACCAGTTGATACTTTAGTAGATCAGCCGTCCGATAGGTGGGTACGTAGGGTACCATCAAAAAGGACCGGATGCCAGGCTGCGATCAGAATAAAACTTACCGATGCTAAGAAGTATTTGCTTTATCATTTTATAGAGGCGCACAACCACGATTTTGTGCATGAAGAAGATTTACATCTTCTCAAGGAAAACAGGGGTATTAATCGTGCACACGAAGAGATGATAAACAAGATGTCACATCTCAACATCGGGCCTGTTCGTGCATTTAACATTATGAAGGAAGTGTATGGTGGGTTCGACAAAGTCGGTGCTACCAAAGTCGattttaaaaatttcaagaaGGAGTTAAATCTTTTTATCGGAGAGTTTGATGCGGAAATGTTTGTCAAGCGTTTGATGAGAAAAAAGGAGTTTTTACCGAACTTCTCTTGTGAATATGAAACCACAGACGAAGGTGTGTTGAAGTGCATTTTTTGGGCCGACGAGGATATGAAGAGAAATTATTATATGTTTGGGGACGTTATATCATTTGATGCTACATACAAGCGTAACAA GTATAACATGATGTTTGTCCCTTTTACTGGGATTGATAATCATAATAGGAACGTGACACTTGGTGCTGCAATTCTCGGTTCGGAAACGGCAGAGACGTATAGCTGGTTACTTAGGGCGATCAAGAACGCATACGGGTACGCGCCTCCTGTAATCGTTACTGACCAAGACCCTGCGATGAAAAGGGCTATAGCTGATGTTTGGCCTGAGTCGAGGCATCGGTTATGTATGTGGCATATCATGGATAAACTCACTACAAAG GTTGGGGCTGCCTTATGTTCAAATACAGATTTCAGGAAAAGATTGTCTGCAGTTGTTTGGACTGATTCTCTATTGCCCGAAGCTTTTGAGGCTGAATGGGCCGCTATTATTCATGATTTCGGGTTAACCGACCATGAATGGCTGACGTATATATATGGGCTACGTGAATCATGGATTCCAGCTTACTATCGTGAAGAAGAAATGTCTGGTCTTATGCGGACATCATCTAGGTCCGAAAGCGAGAACCACTTTTTTGGAAAAATTAGCAATCCAAAGTGCACGTTGGTTGAATTTCTTAGCCACTTTGATACGGCTATTGAAGCGCAAAGGCATGAGCACCGAAAAAACGATCATGACACTCGATACACCAACCCTGGAGAGTGGAGTGATTTTGTTCTCGAGAAGCAAGCAGCTCAAATATATACTAGAACTTTATTTTTTGATGTTCAACTCGAGATTCAACATGCTATTCATCGTTGTGCGAGTGTCAGATTAGATCACGTCGGTGATTTCATTAAGTTTTTTATAAAGGATCTCGATCAGCCATGTTCTTCGTACTTTGAG GTTATGATACGCGAGGAGGATGTTACTGTTAAGTGTACATGCAACAGGTTTGAGCAGTTTGGGCTGTTTTGTAGTCACATTTTTTGCGTGTTACGGATTCTTGATATAAGGGAGTTTCCTAAACAATATATATTGAGGCGTTGGACGCGTGAAGCTGTTCCAAATAGTTCCCCCGGGTCCATTCTTACGGATGGTGGAAATCCAGATCGTAGTGACGAGGTTAACCGGTGTGTTCGGGAGATTAGTCACGCAACGGAGTATGTCGTTAACAAGCTGATTTCAAATTTTGATAAGTTGTCTGATTTTCGAGACCATATCAAGCAGTTTATGTCAGCCGCGGATGAAGCTCAAATAAATGCACCTCCCAAGACACGACGTAACCGATTTGCTGAACTGCTAGGAGTTGCTCCAGAGAGCACGACCACTATCCGTGTTCCAGTTGGTACCAGGTTCAAGGGCTGTGGTTCTCATAAACGCCTTAAATCTCAAAAGGAGCGAGCCGTAAGTCAGTCTGGAAGTAAACTTCGTCAATGTTCATTATGTAAAAAATACGGTCATAACAGAGTAACGTGCTGGAAATACAACGTGGCTGGGGCTGAGGCAGGTTCTTCGCGGAATGCTGGTGGTAATGAAGACACAATTCCTGAAGGAGATGCTGCTATGGTTGTTCAAGGTGATGGTACTGGTTTgaacgatgatgatgatgtgttTTACACATCTGGAAACGATGCAGATATGGACGATGAGGAGATGGCATAG